The Stappia sp. genome window below encodes:
- a CDS encoding 3-methyl-2-oxobutanoate dehydrogenase (2-methylpropanoyl-transferring) subunit alpha — MTAPRPLALHVPEPGCRPGDTPDFSDFEIPRAGEVRRPDVTEAPEDMRDMAFSVVRVLNKAGEAVGPWAGTLDADALREGLRHMMLLRQFDERMLKAQRQGKTSFYVQNLGEEAVACAFRMALDDGDMNFPTYRQAGLLIAGGYPMTDMMNQIYSNAADPLKGRQLPVMYSSRAHGFFSVSGNLGTQFIQAVGWAMASAISHDTRIAAAWIGDGSTSENDFHAAMVFASTYQAPVILNIVNNQWAISTFQGMAKGKAVTFAARGHGFGIPAIRVDGNDYLAVHAVASWAVERARSGLGPTLIEHVTYRAGGHSTSDDPSAYRSKEEGSAWPLGDPIERLKLHLITIGEWSEDRHVQAQAQIVDEVRAAQREAESHGTLISGPHPSPRDMFDEVYAEMPPHLARQRQEAGY; from the coding sequence ATGACCGCGCCACGACCGCTTGCCCTGCATGTGCCCGAGCCGGGCTGCCGGCCGGGCGACACGCCCGACTTTTCCGATTTCGAGATCCCGCGCGCCGGCGAGGTGCGCCGGCCCGACGTAACGGAAGCGCCCGAAGACATGCGCGACATGGCCTTTTCGGTGGTCCGCGTCCTCAACAAGGCCGGCGAGGCGGTCGGCCCCTGGGCCGGCACGCTGGATGCCGACGCCCTGCGCGAGGGCCTGCGTCACATGATGCTGCTGAGGCAATTCGACGAGCGCATGCTCAAGGCGCAGCGCCAGGGCAAGACCAGCTTCTACGTCCAGAACCTCGGCGAGGAGGCGGTCGCCTGCGCCTTCCGCATGGCGCTGGACGACGGCGACATGAACTTCCCGACCTACCGGCAGGCGGGGCTGCTGATCGCCGGCGGCTACCCGATGACCGACATGATGAACCAGATCTATTCCAATGCCGCCGATCCGCTCAAGGGCCGGCAGCTGCCGGTCATGTATTCCTCCCGCGCGCACGGCTTCTTCTCGGTGTCGGGCAATCTCGGCACCCAGTTCATTCAGGCCGTGGGCTGGGCGATGGCCTCGGCGATTTCCCACGACACGCGCATCGCGGCGGCCTGGATCGGCGACGGCTCGACGTCCGAGAACGACTTTCACGCCGCCATGGTCTTCGCCTCGACCTATCAGGCGCCGGTGATCCTCAACATCGTCAACAACCAGTGGGCGATCTCCACCTTTCAGGGCATGGCCAAGGGCAAGGCGGTGACCTTCGCCGCGCGCGGCCACGGCTTCGGCATCCCGGCGATCCGCGTCGACGGCAACGACTATCTCGCGGTTCACGCGGTGGCGAGCTGGGCGGTGGAGCGCGCCCGCTCCGGCCTCGGGCCGACGCTGATCGAGCACGTCACCTATCGCGCCGGGGGGCATTCCACCTCCGACGACCCGTCCGCCTATCGCTCCAAGGAGGAAGGCTCCGCCTGGCCGCTGGGCGATCCGATCGAGCGGCTGAAGCTGCATCTGATCACCATCGGCGAATGGTCGGAGGACCGCCACGTCCAGGCGCAGGCGCAGATCGTCGACGAGGTGCGCGCCGCGCAGCGGGAGGCGGAAAGCCACGGCACGCTGATCTCCGGCCCGCATCCCTCGCCGCGCGACATGTTCGACGAGGTCTATGCCGAGATGCCGCCGCATCTCGCCCGGCAACGCCAGGAAGCGGGGTACTGA
- the lpdA gene encoding dihydrolipoyl dehydrogenase, giving the protein MSDLTCKLLILGAGPGGYICGIRAGQLGIDAIVVDEQKPGGTCLNVGCIPSKALIHAAEEFHKATQFAGASTLGISVANPTIDLAQTVSWKDGIVSRLNAGVAGLLKKAGTRLITGRATFLDGKTVKVTTDDSAVEIRAETVVIATGSSPVELPFLPFDHRSGGKVISSSEALALTEVPERLAIVGAGYIGLEIGIAFAKLGAKVAIVEAEGHILPQYDTALTRPVLKTLHALGVEVHVNTKAKGLGAQGLEIETGDGTVQDLPADKILVTVGRRPNSDSANIAGLGLATDGPFLRVNDRCQTSMTGVHAIGDVTGEPMLAHRAMAQGEMVAEIVAGQPRRWDKRCIPAVCFTDPEIVTCGLSPEEARATGAEITTGQFPFTANGRAMSMEAEEGFVRVVARKADGLVLGLQAVGTGVSELSAAFAVAIEMGARIEDIGGVIHAHPTQSEGLQEAALAAMGHALHI; this is encoded by the coding sequence ATGAGCGACCTGACCTGCAAGCTCCTGATCCTCGGCGCCGGCCCGGGCGGCTACATCTGCGGCATCCGTGCCGGGCAACTCGGGATCGACGCCATCGTCGTCGACGAGCAGAAGCCCGGCGGCACCTGCCTGAATGTCGGCTGCATTCCCTCAAAGGCGCTGATCCATGCCGCCGAGGAATTCCATAAGGCGACCCAGTTCGCCGGCGCCTCGACGCTGGGCATTTCGGTGGCGAACCCGACGATCGACCTCGCCCAGACGGTCTCCTGGAAGGACGGCATCGTCTCGCGGTTGAACGCCGGTGTCGCAGGCCTTTTGAAGAAGGCCGGGACGCGGCTGATCACGGGCCGGGCGACCTTTCTCGACGGCAAGACGGTGAAGGTAACGACCGACGACAGCGCGGTGGAAATCCGCGCCGAGACGGTGGTGATCGCCACCGGGTCGTCGCCCGTGGAGTTGCCCTTCCTGCCCTTCGATCACCGGTCGGGGGGCAAGGTGATCTCCTCCAGCGAGGCGCTGGCGCTGACTGAGGTGCCGGAGCGTCTGGCCATCGTCGGCGCCGGCTACATCGGGCTGGAAATCGGCATCGCCTTCGCCAAGCTCGGCGCCAAGGTCGCCATCGTGGAGGCGGAAGGCCACATCCTGCCGCAATATGACACGGCGCTGACCCGTCCGGTGCTGAAGACCCTGCATGCGCTCGGCGTCGAGGTGCATGTGAACACCAAGGCGAAGGGCCTCGGCGCGCAGGGGCTTGAGATCGAGACCGGCGACGGCACGGTGCAGGATCTTCCCGCCGACAAGATCCTCGTCACGGTCGGCCGGCGGCCGAACTCCGACAGCGCCAATATCGCCGGCCTCGGGCTTGCGACCGACGGTCCCTTCCTGCGCGTGAACGACCGCTGCCAGACCTCCATGACCGGGGTCCATGCCATCGGCGACGTCACCGGCGAGCCGATGCTCGCCCACCGCGCGATGGCCCAGGGCGAGATGGTCGCCGAGATCGTCGCGGGCCAGCCGCGCCGCTGGGACAAGCGCTGCATTCCGGCGGTGTGTTTCACCGATCCGGAGATCGTCACCTGCGGTCTGTCGCCGGAGGAGGCGCGGGCGACCGGGGCGGAGATCACGACAGGCCAGTTCCCCTTCACCGCCAACGGGCGGGCCATGTCGATGGAGGCCGAGGAAGGTTTCGTGCGGGTGGTGGCGCGCAAGGCGGACGGGCTGGTGCTCGGCCTCCAGGCGGTCGGTACCGGGGTGTCGGAACTCTCCGCCGCCTTTGCGGTGGCCATCGAGATGGGCGCTCGCATCGAGGATATCGGCGGGGTGATCCACGCCCACCCGACGCAGAGCGAGGGATTGCAGGAAGCGGCCCTCGCCGCGATGGGCCACGCGCTGCATATCTGA
- a CDS encoding acyl-CoA dehydrogenase family protein, producing the protein MPLARIRFARSGDGGSAALDFALTEEQGLIFDTALDFGRQAIAPHAYAWERDGTIPRDVLEEAGGLGFGAIYVPEELGGTGLTRLDATLVFEALSRACPSVAAFISIHNMCTNMVAKYATPAVRERWLEQLVSMEAIASYCLTEPGSGSDAAALRTRAARTADGYRLDGAKAFISGGGYSDLYVVMCRTGADGPKGISTLVVPENTDGLSFGAAERKMGWKAQPTAQVQFDGCEVPADHLLGDEGSGFSYAMEGLDGGRLNIAACALGGAQAALSAALEYMGERSAFGRTIDQFQGLQFKIADMETELQAARVFLRQAAWKLDTQASDATKHCAMAKRFVTDTAFRVANDALQLLGGYGYLEDYGLEKIVRDLRVHQILEGTNEIMRVITARALIAERG; encoded by the coding sequence ATGCCGCTTGCGCGCATTCGGTTCGCGCGTTCGGGTGATGGAGGATCGGCGGCTTTGGATTTCGCACTCACCGAGGAACAGGGCCTAATTTTCGACACGGCCCTCGATTTCGGCCGGCAGGCCATCGCCCCCCACGCCTATGCCTGGGAGCGGGACGGCACCATTCCGCGCGACGTTCTGGAGGAGGCCGGCGGCCTCGGCTTCGGCGCGATCTACGTGCCCGAGGAGCTTGGCGGCACCGGGCTGACGCGGCTCGACGCGACGCTGGTGTTCGAGGCGCTGTCGCGGGCCTGTCCCTCGGTCGCCGCCTTCATCTCGATCCACAACATGTGCACCAACATGGTGGCGAAATACGCCACGCCGGCGGTGCGCGAGCGCTGGCTGGAGCAACTCGTGTCGATGGAGGCGATCGCCTCCTACTGCCTGACGGAACCGGGCTCCGGCTCCGATGCGGCGGCGCTGCGGACCCGGGCCGCGCGCACCGCGGACGGCTACCGGCTCGACGGCGCCAAGGCCTTCATCTCCGGCGGCGGCTATTCCGATCTCTACGTCGTCATGTGCCGCACCGGCGCCGACGGGCCGAAGGGGATCTCGACGCTCGTCGTGCCCGAAAACACCGACGGGCTGAGCTTCGGCGCGGCCGAACGCAAGATGGGCTGGAAGGCCCAGCCCACCGCCCAGGTGCAGTTCGACGGCTGCGAGGTGCCGGCCGACCATCTGCTCGGCGACGAGGGCAGCGGCTTTTCCTACGCCATGGAGGGGCTCGACGGCGGGCGGCTCAACATCGCCGCCTGCGCGCTCGGCGGGGCCCAGGCCGCGCTGAGCGCCGCGCTCGAGTACATGGGCGAGCGCAGCGCCTTCGGCCGCACGATCGACCAGTTTCAGGGCCTGCAGTTCAAGATCGCCGACATGGAGACCGAGTTGCAGGCGGCCCGCGTGTTCCTGCGTCAGGCGGCCTGGAAGCTCGACACGCAGGCGAGCGACGCGACCAAGCATTGCGCGATGGCCAAGCGGTTCGTCACCGACACCGCCTTCCGCGTCGCCAACGACGCCCTGCAACTTCTCGGCGGATACGGGTATCTTGAGGACTACGGACTTGAGAAGATCGTCCGCGACCTGCGCGTCCACCAGATCCTGGAGGGCACCAACGAGATCATGCGGGTGATCACCGCGCGCGCCCTGATCGCGGAACGCGGATGA
- a CDS encoding Lrp/AsnC family transcriptional regulator — protein sequence MARQIDEIDRRILRALVANGRISNADLAREVGLSPSPCWQRVRRLEEEGIIAGYTAVLDQQALGVGETVMVEVSLDRHDADVLAAFGRAMAETPEVLEVHLMAGDYDYFVKIAADGTKGVEEFLRERLFRIEGLRHSKSSFSLRCLKAAGSYVP from the coding sequence ATGGCGCGACAGATCGACGAAATCGACCGGCGCATCCTGCGGGCGCTGGTCGCCAACGGACGCATTTCCAACGCGGACCTGGCCCGTGAAGTGGGCCTGTCGCCGAGCCCCTGCTGGCAGCGCGTGCGGCGGCTGGAGGAGGAGGGGATCATCGCCGGCTATACGGCGGTGCTCGATCAGCAGGCGCTCGGCGTCGGCGAGACGGTCATGGTGGAAGTCTCGCTGGACCGTCACGACGCGGACGTGCTGGCGGCCTTCGGCCGGGCGATGGCCGAAACGCCGGAGGTGCTGGAGGTGCATCTGATGGCGGGCGACTACGACTATTTCGTCAAGATCGCGGCCGACGGGACCAAGGGGGTAGAGGAATTCCTGCGCGAGCGGCTGTTTCGCATCGAGGGCCTGCGCCACTCCAAGTCGAGCTTTTCGCTGCGGTGCCTCAAGGCGGCGGGGTCCTACGTGCCGTGA
- a CDS encoding amino acid adenylation domain-containing protein: MARTVVDLIARAAARAPEHEAVCHESATRSYADLDIESRRIARALIEAGVAPGDRVGVYLDKTPEAVAALIAVMTAGGICVPLDPTGPVPRLARIVADCGLAVLISSGSKAARLDALLEEGVDVQTILCLGAKPLALSREDVRIVSAETVAATVPLEMAVPRIEDDLAYILYTSGSTGRPKGVMITHRNIVAFVEWATGYFDIRAGDRVSSHAPLQFDLSLFDLYVTLSAGATVCLVPQGIGFLAVDLASFIADQRITVWQSVPSVLMLINRILDGPRADFDALRLIFFAGEPYPPTALADLMRKIPQARYVNIYGATEINDVTAHEIETPPSGAALPIGRACDHMQVLVLDEDDRPVSEGVGELCARGPTVARGYWGDPEMSAQKFAQNPLHDAFFDPLYRTGDLVRVEADGLIHYVGRRDAQVKIRGYRINIREVEDALLTHAGISEVAVVDRETDGGGKMLAAFVATKAEVELTARQVKRHVAAALPNYMVPEEIVLASDLPKTATGKIDRVRLKGEGLAERTTQTA, encoded by the coding sequence ATGGCGCGCACCGTCGTCGACCTGATCGCGCGCGCGGCCGCCCGCGCGCCGGAGCACGAGGCCGTTTGTCACGAGAGCGCGACGCGCAGCTACGCGGATCTCGACATCGAAAGCCGGCGCATCGCGCGGGCGCTGATCGAGGCGGGCGTGGCGCCGGGCGACCGCGTCGGCGTCTATCTCGACAAGACGCCCGAGGCGGTCGCGGCGCTGATCGCGGTGATGACCGCCGGCGGGATCTGCGTGCCGCTCGACCCGACCGGCCCGGTGCCGCGTCTGGCGCGGATCGTGGCCGATTGCGGCCTGGCCGTGCTGATCTCCAGCGGCAGCAAGGCCGCGCGTCTCGACGCCCTTCTGGAGGAGGGCGTCGATGTCCAGACGATCCTGTGTCTGGGCGCCAAGCCGCTGGCGCTTTCGCGCGAAGATGTGCGGATCGTCTCGGCCGAGACGGTCGCCGCAACCGTGCCGCTGGAGATGGCCGTGCCGCGCATCGAGGACGATCTCGCCTATATCCTCTATACCTCGGGCTCCACCGGGCGGCCGAAGGGGGTGATGATCACCCATCGCAACATCGTCGCCTTTGTCGAGTGGGCGACGGGCTATTTCGACATTCGCGCCGGGGATCGCGTGTCCTCGCATGCGCCGTTGCAGTTCGATCTCTCGCTCTTCGATCTTTATGTCACCCTGAGCGCCGGCGCGACCGTCTGTCTCGTGCCGCAGGGGATCGGCTTTCTCGCGGTGGATCTCGCCAGTTTCATCGCCGATCAGCGCATCACCGTGTGGCAGTCGGTGCCCTCGGTGCTGATGCTGATCAACCGGATCCTCGACGGACCGCGCGCCGATTTCGACGCGCTGCGGCTGATCTTCTTCGCCGGCGAACCCTATCCGCCGACCGCGCTCGCCGACCTGATGCGCAAGATCCCGCAGGCCCGCTACGTGAACATCTACGGCGCGACGGAGATCAACGACGTCACGGCGCATGAGATCGAAACGCCGCCGTCCGGCGCGGCCTTGCCGATCGGGCGCGCCTGCGATCACATGCAGGTGCTGGTGCTGGACGAGGACGACCGGCCGGTGTCGGAGGGTGTAGGCGAGTTATGCGCACGCGGGCCGACGGTCGCGCGCGGCTACTGGGGCGATCCTGAGATGAGCGCCCAGAAGTTTGCTCAGAACCCGCTGCACGATGCGTTTTTCGATCCGCTGTATCGCACCGGCGATCTTGTCCGCGTCGAGGCCGACGGGCTGATCCACTACGTCGGCCGGCGCGACGCGCAGGTGAAGATCCGCGGCTATCGCATCAACATCCGCGAGGTGGAGGACGCGCTGCTGACCCATGCCGGGATTTCCGAGGTCGCAGTGGTCGACCGCGAGACGGACGGCGGCGGCAAGATGCTGGCCGCCTTCGTCGCAACGAAGGCCGAGGTGGAACTGACCGCGCGCCAGGTCAAGCGCCATGTGGCGGCGGCGCTGCCCAACTACATGGTGCCGGAGGAAATCGTGCTCGCCTCCGATCTGCCCAAAACCGCCACCGGCAAGATCGACCGTGTGCGGCTGAAGGGCGAGGGGCTGGCGGAGCGCACGACGCAGACGGCTTGA
- a CDS encoding YggS family pyridoxal phosphate-dependent enzyme, translating into MDETLDRLTAVLDRISAAEQARGGVRPPVTLVAVSKTFEADAIRPVIAAGARVFGENKVQEAQGKWPALKEEYPDVELRLLGPLQSNKARDAVALFDVIETVDREKIAAEIAREIRRQGRAPRLYVQVNTGREPQKAGIDPDAAVEFVARCQDVHGLAIEGLMCIPPAGEDPVPHFDLLVRLAEAAGLPGRSMGMSGDFETAIRRGATSVRVGSAIFGSRTYAQNPAPETTR; encoded by the coding sequence ATGGATGAAACGCTCGATCGACTGACCGCCGTTCTGGACCGGATTTCGGCCGCCGAACAGGCGCGCGGCGGGGTCCGCCCGCCGGTGACGCTGGTTGCCGTCTCCAAGACCTTCGAGGCCGACGCGATCCGCCCGGTGATCGCCGCCGGCGCGCGTGTGTTCGGCGAGAACAAGGTGCAGGAAGCCCAGGGCAAATGGCCGGCGCTCAAGGAGGAGTACCCGGACGTCGAGCTGCGCCTGCTCGGGCCCTTGCAGTCCAACAAGGCGCGCGACGCGGTGGCGCTGTTCGATGTGATCGAGACCGTCGACCGCGAGAAGATCGCCGCCGAGATCGCCCGGGAGATCCGCCGCCAGGGCCGCGCGCCGCGCCTCTACGTTCAGGTGAACACCGGCCGCGAGCCGCAAAAGGCGGGGATCGACCCGGATGCGGCGGTGGAATTCGTCGCCCGCTGTCAGGACGTGCATGGTCTCGCCATCGAAGGGCTGATGTGCATCCCGCCGGCCGGGGAAGACCCGGTTCCGCATTTCGACCTTCTCGTGCGCCTGGCCGAGGCCGCCGGCCTGCCGGGGCGCTCGATGGGCATGTCCGGGGACTTCGAGACCGCGATCCGCCGTGGAGCCACCAGCGTGCGGGTCGGCTCGGCGATCTTCGGCAGCCGCACCTACGCCCAGAACCCCGCGCCTGAAACCACGCGCTGA
- a CDS encoding alpha-ketoacid dehydrogenase subunit beta translates to MARMTMIEAIRNAHDIAMDRDSRVVVFGEDVGYFGGVFRCTAGLQKKYGPHRCFDAPINESGIVGAGIGMAAYGLKPVVEIQFADYMYPAYDQIVSEAARLRNRSAGDFTCSMVIRMPTGGGIFGGQTHSQSPEALFTHVSGLKVVVPSNPRDAKGLLLAAIEDPDPVVFLEPKRLYNGPFDGHHDRPVVPWKNHELGDVSEDYYTVDLGKAKIRRAGEAVTVLAYGTMVYVAEAAAEEAGVDAEILDLRTLLPVDLDAIEASVKKTGRCVIVHEATKTSGFGAELSALVQESCFYHLEAPIVRVTGWDTPYPHAQEWTYFPGPDRIKRAFTQVLEG, encoded by the coding sequence ATGGCCCGCATGACCATGATCGAGGCGATCCGCAACGCCCACGACATCGCCATGGACCGCGATTCCCGCGTCGTCGTCTTCGGCGAGGATGTCGGCTACTTCGGCGGCGTGTTCCGCTGCACCGCCGGGCTCCAGAAGAAATACGGACCCCATCGCTGCTTCGACGCGCCGATCAACGAAAGCGGCATTGTCGGCGCCGGCATCGGCATGGCGGCCTATGGGCTCAAGCCGGTCGTGGAGATCCAGTTCGCCGACTACATGTATCCCGCCTACGACCAGATCGTGTCGGAGGCCGCGCGCCTGCGCAACCGCTCGGCCGGCGACTTCACCTGCTCCATGGTGATCCGCATGCCGACGGGCGGCGGCATCTTTGGCGGCCAGACCCACAGCCAGAGCCCGGAGGCGCTGTTCACCCATGTGTCGGGGCTGAAGGTCGTCGTGCCGTCCAACCCGCGCGACGCCAAGGGGCTCTTGCTGGCCGCGATCGAGGATCCGGATCCGGTCGTCTTTTTGGAGCCCAAGCGGCTCTACAACGGGCCCTTCGACGGTCATCACGACCGCCCCGTGGTGCCCTGGAAGAACCATGAGCTCGGCGATGTCTCCGAGGATTACTACACGGTCGACCTCGGCAAGGCGAAGATCCGCCGCGCCGGCGAGGCGGTCACCGTGCTCGCCTACGGCACGATGGTCTATGTCGCCGAAGCGGCCGCCGAGGAAGCCGGCGTCGATGCCGAAATCCTCGATCTGCGCACGCTGCTGCCGGTCGATCTCGACGCCATCGAGGCCTCGGTGAAGAAGACCGGGCGCTGCGTCATCGTCCATGAGGCCACCAAGACCTCGGGCTTCGGCGCGGAGCTGAGCGCGCTGGTGCAGGAGAGCTGCTTCTACCATCTCGAGGCGCCGATCGTCCGGGTGACCGGCTGGGACACGCCCTATCCGCATGCGCAGGAGTGGACCTATTTCCCCGGTCCCGACCGCATCAAGCGCGCCTTCACTCAGGTCCTGGAGGGTTAG
- a CDS encoding TRAP transporter large permease, which yields MSATFAFVLLMLVGLPLGLVLTAAGLVGAVSIGGPDFLFILADRFYSGVSGYVLIAIPYFIVTAEIMNRSGLTERLIAFAGSLFGRIPGALSHVNVTTCLMFAGLTGAAVTETAAIGRTLIPAMKREGYSASYCAAVTACAAMVGPIIPPSIIMIAYAATLRDVSILGLFAAGILPGLLMGAAMLAVSVLVAWRRGYPDHGRISAAKIAASGGRAAAALGIPLVIIIGVLSGLTTVTEAAVIACLYAFLLGSFAYRTLSARDLWEAVVSTVSFSGVVFLLLGASNVLGWFVTRSGVARDAAELIASLSASPHVQILAVAALLIVIGMFIDVLPAIIIAVPVLAPALVDLGFHPLHAGLVMLLSLNLGNITPPVGLTLMTAARIADAPYEGAVREALPFTLAHVGIVLLAAFVPSLTLLIPTWLGVGG from the coding sequence ATGAGCGCGACATTCGCCTTCGTGTTGCTGATGCTCGTCGGGCTGCCGTTGGGGCTGGTGCTCACCGCGGCCGGGCTGGTCGGCGCCGTCTCCATCGGCGGGCCGGACTTCCTGTTCATTCTCGCGGATCGCTTCTATTCGGGCGTCTCCGGCTATGTGCTGATCGCCATTCCCTATTTCATCGTCACGGCGGAGATCATGAACCGCTCCGGCCTGACGGAGCGGCTGATCGCCTTCGCCGGCAGCCTGTTCGGCCGCATTCCCGGCGCGCTGTCGCATGTCAATGTGACCACCTGCCTGATGTTCGCCGGGCTGACCGGCGCGGCGGTGACGGAAACGGCGGCCATCGGACGCACGCTCATTCCCGCCATGAAGCGCGAGGGCTACAGCGCCTCCTATTGCGCGGCGGTGACGGCCTGCGCGGCGATGGTCGGGCCGATCATTCCGCCGAGCATCATCATGATCGCCTATGCCGCGACGCTCCGCGACGTCTCGATCCTGGGGCTCTTCGCCGCCGGCATCCTGCCGGGCCTCTTGATGGGGGCGGCGATGCTCGCCGTCAGCGTGCTGGTGGCCTGGCGGCGCGGCTATCCCGATCACGGCCGCATCAGCGCGGCGAAGATCGCCGCGAGCGGAGGCCGCGCCGCGGCCGCGCTGGGCATTCCGCTGGTCATCATCATCGGCGTTCTGAGCGGCCTCACCACCGTCACCGAGGCGGCCGTGATCGCCTGTCTCTACGCCTTTCTGCTGGGGTCCTTCGCCTACCGGACGCTGTCGGCCCGCGATCTGTGGGAGGCGGTGGTCTCGACCGTCAGTTTCTCCGGCGTGGTGTTCCTGCTGCTGGGCGCCTCCAACGTGCTCGGCTGGTTCGTGACGCGCTCGGGTGTTGCGCGCGACGCGGCGGAACTGATCGCCAGCCTGAGCGCCAGTCCGCATGTGCAGATCCTCGCCGTCGCCGCGCTGCTGATCGTCATCGGCATGTTCATCGACGTTCTGCCGGCGATCATCATCGCCGTTCCGGTGCTGGCGCCGGCGCTCGTCGACCTCGGCTTCCACCCGCTTCACGCGGGGCTGGTGATGCTGCTGTCGCTCAATCTGGGAAACATCACGCCGCCGGTCGGGCTGACGCTGATGACGGCGGCGCGAATAGCCGACGCGCCCTATGAGGGCGCGGTACGCGAGGCGCTGCCTTTCACACTGGCGCATGTGGGGATCGTCCTGCTGGCGGCCTTCGTGCCGTCGCTGACCTTGCTGATCCCGACCTGGCTCGGGGTGGGGGGATGA
- a CDS encoding dihydrolipoamide acetyltransferase family protein has protein sequence MGLYTITLPDIGEGIAEAELTEWNVAVGDAVEEDDVLGTVMTDKAAVEVPSTVSGKVVWLCGEPGDTVAVGGKFIQLEVEGAGNDSATPAAKTASDGAGQRKSGADAAPTANTEPDKASTSDTPPEPATSETPAPAPVSAPPARGGAPRQPLAKGEKPLASPAVRRRAQDAGIDLRLVGGSGPAGRILHEDLDAYIEHGPAVARGGGRMPLTGTREVKVLGMRRKIAEKMAQSWSHIPHITIVEEIDMEAVEALRGQLNAAHGEARGKLTVLPFLMRAIVTAVRDHPEMNAHFDDDAGRITQSDAVHVGIATQTPAGLTVPVVRHAEAQSLWESAAELKRLAEAARSGKAAREELSGSTITITSLGPLGAIATTPIINHPEVAIVGVNKMSVRPVWDGQAFQPRKTMNLSCSFDHRVIDGWDAAVFVQTLKRLIEAPALMFVEE, from the coding sequence ATGGGTCTCTACACCATCACCCTTCCCGATATCGGCGAGGGCATCGCCGAAGCCGAACTCACCGAATGGAACGTCGCCGTCGGCGATGCGGTGGAAGAAGACGACGTGCTCGGCACCGTGATGACCGACAAGGCGGCCGTCGAGGTTCCCTCCACGGTTTCGGGCAAGGTCGTCTGGCTGTGCGGCGAGCCGGGCGACACCGTCGCGGTCGGCGGCAAGTTCATCCAGCTCGAGGTCGAGGGCGCGGGCAACGACAGCGCGACGCCGGCGGCAAAGACTGCGAGCGATGGCGCGGGCCAACGGAAGAGCGGAGCGGACGCTGCCCCGACCGCGAATACGGAACCGGACAAGGCATCGACGTCCGACACGCCGCCGGAGCCCGCCACCAGCGAAACGCCTGCGCCCGCGCCCGTCTCCGCCCCGCCGGCACGCGGCGGCGCGCCGCGTCAGCCGCTGGCGAAGGGCGAGAAGCCGCTCGCCTCCCCGGCCGTGCGCCGGCGCGCCCAGGACGCCGGCATCGACCTGCGCCTCGTCGGCGGATCGGGTCCGGCCGGGCGCATCCTGCACGAGGATCTCGACGCCTATATCGAGCACGGGCCGGCGGTCGCGCGCGGCGGGGGACGGATGCCGCTGACCGGCACGCGCGAGGTCAAGGTGCTCGGCATGCGGCGCAAGATCGCCGAGAAGATGGCGCAGTCCTGGTCGCATATTCCGCATATCACCATCGTCGAGGAAATCGACATGGAGGCGGTGGAGGCACTGCGCGGCCAGTTGAACGCCGCCCATGGCGAGGCGCGCGGCAAGCTGACGGTGCTGCCCTTCCTGATGCGCGCCATCGTCACGGCGGTGCGCGACCACCCGGAGATGAACGCGCATTTCGACGACGACGCCGGCCGCATCACCCAGTCGGACGCGGTGCATGTCGGCATCGCGACGCAGACGCCGGCCGGTCTCACCGTTCCGGTGGTGCGCCACGCCGAGGCGCAGTCTCTGTGGGAGAGTGCGGCGGAGCTCAAGCGCCTGGCCGAGGCGGCGCGCAGCGGCAAGGCCGCGCGCGAGGAGCTATCCGGCTCGACCATCACGATCACCTCGCTGGGCCCGCTCGGCGCCATCGCCACCACCCCGATCATCAACCATCCGGAGGTGGCCATCGTCGGCGTCAACAAGATGAGCGTGCGCCCCGTGTGGGACGGCCAGGCGTTCCAGCCGCGCAAGACGATGAACCTGTCGTGCTCCTTCGACCACCGGGTGATCGACGGATGGGACGCGGCGGTCTTCGTGCAGACGCTGAAACGGCTCATCGAAGCCCCTGCCCTGATGTTCGTCGAGGAGTGA